The Solanum lycopersicum chromosome 2, SLM_r2.1 DNA window AATTATATGCTCACAAATTCATATAAATGCCAATATTTTCCAGTTTATGGTTTTAACTGAGTTGTAATTATTTGacataattcaattcattttaatttatagaatGTTGAATGGCTTTTTTCACTCTGTGTTAGATAACATGCTACTTGTCCAATCCAATAACTTTTGTCAGTTTGTCTGTTCGGGTAAGGTGATTAGAAGTCAAAGTTGTTAGTTTGAATATAGTCCATCTTGATTGACATGATGTATGCCCAAAACTGATTGCTTTAGAACGTCTGTTCAGTTTTGGTAGTTTAAACGTTGAGCTATAGTTAGCCATTTTGTAGGTCTCTATGTGCGGTTTACGTAGGTGAAACAgtcatttcatatcttttgtaTTATCTTAGAGACTGATAAATAAGAAAACGTCTTGCGGTAAAGGATGAATGGATTATCACATAAAGTTTATTGCTTTACTGTTAAGCCAAAAGACACTTATTGTTGGATGGTCATTCATCGTTGATATTGAGGGAGATGAAGAAGTGCAATtactttaaatatgaaaaataggaACTTCTATCAAAATGTGCGTTATTCCTCGTTACATGTGTTCATGCAGTgatacatattatatatgtgaCGCTAGTATGTGTATCAATTTgctcatcatactaattttgtTCCTGAAGGTTTTCTTGACGTCCTCTTTGGTTTCCATTCCTTACATCAGTAGGAGATGTAATGAATTCACACAAGTAGCAACAGATAAGGAAAATTATATTAGGACTCATTATAAGGAAGGAAATTAAGAAAGAACTGGGATAAAATCTGAAGCAACGATGCACCAATCACTACTCTACCAAGTGACTGCATCCTTCAGAACTTACCTATCTTGCAGGAAAAAGGGAAGTTGCAAATTTTGCAAATTCTTTTTCtacatcaatatttattttaggatAAATTACAGCCCAAACCTTTGGGCCATCTagttaataaaatatgtacagTTTATAGGTAGTGTCTACTTCGGTTTAGGTTTGGTAAACTAGATGGCCGAAGTTTACATCTTCTCAAGTATCCCTTTATTCTATCCTATTGCCATTCACATAATTATGGGGTGTGAGATTCTAGGTCCCGTTGGAGTTTATTAGGTAGCTGTCTGGTGTTTGGCTGGCTGGGTATTTCCTTGGTTTCGTTGGTGTAGAAGTGGATCGCACATGGGGGTTGCCCAAGACCCATCAATCCTCCCACACTCAATGTGAGACTCAACAGAACCTCCGCACGCCTGGGATTGGTCTTTTAGAATGTGGACAATGTaacttgggggggggggggcaacaTCGGATAAACAAAGAATTGGGATGAACCTTTCTCAGATaccatgataaaaaaatttcaactgcAATATATTGATCAAGAGGTGAGGATTTTCAAAACCATATAAAGAGACCTAATCAACCCTCACACGATGTGGGACTCGACGGTAACATTTGGCAGTTGCTATATCAGAGATTTACTAAGGTTGCAACGCAAAAGTTTTTCCCTATCCTAGGAATATTTTCATGTTAAATACATTACGTGATTTATTTCCATATTTTCTGCATTCAATTCTAGCTTCTGCACCTTCTAATCAAATTGAACAACTAATGGGATATACTCACTATTTTACTAAAAATGGATCAAAGTGAATTTGTTTTGTtcttctgctaaaagttttctTTATACGGATAAGATTCAACATTTACTGTATGAGAGATTTGTAAGGTTTCAGACTTAAAAGCTTTTCCTACTCTCCAGGCATCTTAGTATGTTTATTATTGTAAGCTATATGGAAGGGGCATTATGCATTTAAGTGGAAAGTCGTCTCCTTGAGTGATGACACTGAAAACGCTGCTATGATGTAGATGTCAGATCTTTTGACTTTTGTTTGTGGTCTCTGTCGATGAATCCTCCCTCCTTTTCTCTCCCCTACTGGTATATTCCCCAAACCCTTGAAAGGCTTCATTGGAAAACATAAGCTAAAGGCTGGTTGAGGATGTTCCCAATGGCAAGGCAATCCTCTGAAAGTGGGGGATTTGGTTTGCATATAAGACTATGTGAGCATAGAAATTGGTTTATTATAAGGTCAATGGATGTTAGTGTAATATAGTTCAATGTAGCTTCTATTGTCATATTTGTTGACATAGTAATGAGATGTACTATACTTTTTCTTAACTCTCTGATTGCTTAGCTTTTATTAAGCAAATGTGTGCAGGCATGTGATGGTAGTTGCTTGCACGAAAGATGCTTCCTTTTTTGTTGTTTGCATATATCTATCCTAAACctcagatttttttttctccaaagaATGGTGGGAAATCTTTGTATGAcacccccctcccccctcccgaCGACTATTTGGTTCCAACATTTCCTTGATTGAGTTGCATTTGTCTTTGGTAATGAATGTGGTTGAGTGTCAAATTATGCTGATATGTCAAAGCAAACAAGCTTGAGAAATGTCCTGACTAGGTGGTGCAGCTTGTGGAATATGATTgtttagtttgttttattttatcaattttgtgATATCTTTACTCATGAAATGTCTCATTTTATGGTTGGGAGTCTCGATTTATGTTGTTCTACATTATATTTAGGCTCCAGAATTGCACATGGAAATCCACAGACATGGTCCCATGCAACAACCTATGGCAGCAGAACCTTCAACATCGACAAGCACAAAGGTATCTCTTTAGTCTTTAGTTCTCACGCTTTATCTCTTGATAGGAGCGATATCTTATCTTCTGTGTTCAGTATAATTCTTACTAATTGATgtgtctttattatttttttttctatttaaattgtTGTTCAGAAAAGTCGTGATGCCTTCCTCACAAAGTCTAATTGTTGCTCTTTGATTTTGTACGCCTTTAAATGTTACAATTACTTTATCCTCCCTCCTCCCTGGAAAATTGAAAGTTAAAGTCCTCTTAAGACTGGTACTGAATCTCTGTGAAAATCTGATTCATTTTTAATCTATCAATATTGTTGCTGATTCACCATTATGTCTGCTGTTGCATTGCAGAgttcaaaaaagaagaagagcaGTGATCTCAAGTATGACATTTTTGGGTGGGTCATACTTGCCGTTGGCATTGTTGCATGGGTGGGATTTGCAAAATCTAATATgcctccaccaccaccaccgcATCCACAGTGAAACCCATAATACAGCTTAGCTTTACTGGTGAAGATACTCTATTAGAGTTTTTCCTTTTGCATAAACAGGACCCTAGGCATTAATGCCTGTCATTTAGCTAGTTACTGAAACTTTATAACTTTCTGGTGAAAACTTTGAAGACTTTTTTTCTGTTGTAATAGATTAAATAAGACTTTTTTTCTGTTGTGATAGATCAAATAagactttttcttttaatctcgGGATATTTTTCATGGTGTTAAGCTTTGTCTTAAATCTACGttgttttcttcattattgTGTATAGTTAGATGTCATCTTTGTAGCTGCTGCTATCAAGAACTTATTCTAAAATAACTGAGCGGCCAGCCTCAACTTTTACAAAATAGGGGACAAGATGTCACTGGACCAATTCTCTCTGACAGGAAAAGGATTTGCCAATTAGCAAAAACTCAATCAATACTGTTACTTGTGGTGGTTGACAATCAAAATTCAACAACTTAGATTGAGAAATTAGAAATATACGGAAAGACTTgcatacaaatattattttactcaACCAAAGGAATGCTTTTGCAACAGCAAAACTAGGCTGTTGTCTTCTTCGACGTTTGCTCTCACCTGGAAATATTCTGGAGATGGTTTCCAGTGTCGCAATGAATTGACAGAAGATGTCCTTTTTCAGGATGCATATATTTCCATCCGTCGTCGAGGATACATTATGTAGGAGATCTTCCATACAGATTAGCGTACACAGTTTTTGTGCGGTACACCAGAATCATGCTTAGAACAGCTGCAATAATGCAGATTCCTGACATTATCAAGGAAGTCAAGAAGAAGCAAATGGTACCTTCACACTTGAGAGGTTCATCAATGTTTAAGAAACTTGTCAAAACCGATGCCAAATTCAAGCTCCCTAGTCCTATCTGAGACTGATGAGCTTGCTTTTCAGCTTCCCTGTCATATATACTACTGGCAATAAGACCTGAAAATACTAATGAACCAGCTGGGTTGGCAATAGTGAGGAAATTGTACAAAGCCCCAAAATTCTTTAATCCAAACAATTCTGAAGCAGCAGCTGGCACAATCGCCCAATGAGCTCCATAACCAAGTCCAACCAAAAGAGTACCAATATACATAGCTCCAGGCCAACCCATAGCAAAGAAAAAATGACCAAAGGCCATCACAACTTGAGCAACCGCCATAGCTGCATGCCTTGGATATGCATTATCCCTGTTTGACAAAGGTCGTGTGAAGAGATTTATGAGATTTGAATTTTCATGTAAAGATAAGGTTCATACCTGACGATTATCTCAGAAAAGTATCCACCCCCAATTCGGCCAAGGAAGTTCCATATGCTGATCATGGAAACAAATACATGTGTGTTTTCATATCCTAAAGATTGGCTCATCTGTCCCAAGTTATCAATGACAGTCAAACCAGATCCAGAACCGAAAAGCAGTGAGAAAAACATAAGCCAGAAATCTGATTTTATTAAAGCCTGGACTAAAGTAAAGTCCTCTCCCCTACGAGGACCTCGTCTCCTTTTCACCCTCACAGCTCCTTCTGCAGCTGCTTGTGCTAGTCTCACTTGTAACTGCGCGATCCTTTTCTGCCTTTCTAAAGCAGGAAGCAAGTCTACTCCCTTTGGTTTCTCTTCTTCAACCTCactaaatataatttcttgACCATCGTAGTGTTCTGATCTGCCAGGACCTTGATCACCTGACCGAGATACAAGTGCCTCTTCTTCTGGTACTACTCTTGGCTCTTGAGTGAAACTCAAATAGATAGGGATCACAATAGGGATAATCAAGATGACAAATAGAATAGATGTGAGGATAATAATAGCATTTTGGCTAACATCGACTAAGTCTTCAACAATCATAACTCCCAATAAGTAAGAAGCTAAAATGAGGCATATACTGTAAACAAACGAAAAACTTAAACCATCAGAAGGCCTGACTTGTCTATGGCCTCCAACAGGCCTGATTATAAACATGAGAGCTATAATCACCATTGCTGGTCCAACCGCAATCACAAATATAAGTGAAGCGTGATCCGGGGAATGAATTACTGCATATATCTGAGTTATGATAGCACCACCTAAGCCAGCAAATCCCTTAAGAATCCCAACCACAGGACCGCGACTTTTCGGGAAATTTTGTACACAAGAGACTAAAGCTGCTGTGTTGAAGTAGGTTTCACCATTTGTTCCTATAAATATAAGAATACACATCTGCAGAGAAATGGTTAAACTTCAGCTGTTAGAGAAAACAAGGAATTTGTGACAATTTTGCACT harbors:
- the LOC101247492 gene encoding protein NUCLEAR FUSION DEFECTIVE 4 yields the protein MTIYLKQRFGYFFHNRWLVFVAAMWIQTCAGLGYLFGSISPVIKISLNYNQKQIARLGVAKDLGDSVGFLAATLCEILPLWAALLVGAIQNFIGYGWLWLIVTRRTEPLPLWAMCILIFIGTNGETYFNTAALVSCVQNFPKSRGPVVGILKGFAGLGGAIITQIYAVIHSPDHASLIFVIAVGPAMVIIALMFIIRPVGGHRQVRPSDGLSFSFVYSICLILASYLLGVMIVEDLVDVSQNAIIILTSILFVILIIPIVIPIYLSFTQEPRVVPEEEALVSRSGDQGPGRSEHYDGQEIIFSEVEEEKPKGVDLLPALERQKRIAQLQVRLAQAAAEGAVRVKRRRGPRRGEDFTLVQALIKSDFWLMFFSLLFGSGSGLTVIDNLGQMSQSLGYENTHVFVSMISIWNFLGRIGGGYFSEIIVRDNAYPRHAAMAVAQVVMAFGHFFFAMGWPGAMYIGTLLVGLGYGAHWAIVPAAASELFGLKNFGALYNFLTIANPAGSLVFSGLIASSIYDREAEKQAHQSQIGLGSLNLASVLTSFLNIDEPLKCEGTICFFLTSLIMSGICIIAAVLSMILVYRTKTVYANLYGRSPT